A single window of Cytobacillus dafuensis DNA harbors:
- the fliL gene encoding flagellar basal body-associated protein FliL has translation MKNNKLLMIMIIMLVAITLVGAVAVIVVKELNSSGTQEPTIDEVLESSVDIPQITTNLASNDFVRISFKIQTDSKNAKKELEKRDFQVKDIIIQELSEMKAEDIQGKEGQNKLKEELKEELNEIMQEGKIEQVYITENLLQ, from the coding sequence GTGAAGAATAATAAGCTGCTAATGATAATGATAATAATGCTTGTTGCCATAACCCTAGTAGGAGCAGTTGCGGTAATAGTTGTAAAAGAGCTAAATAGCTCTGGAACACAAGAGCCAACGATCGATGAAGTACTAGAATCATCCGTTGATATTCCGCAAATAACAACAAACTTAGCTAGCAATGATTTCGTTCGTATTTCTTTTAAAATTCAAACAGATAGCAAGAATGCGAAAAAGGAATTAGAGAAAAGAGATTTTCAAGTAAAGGATATTATCATTCAAGAATTATCTGAAATGAAAGCTGAAGATATCCAGGGTAAAGAGGGGCAAAATAAGCTAAAAGAAGAATTAAAAGAAGAATTAAATGAGATTATGCAAGAAGGTAAAATAGAACAGGTTTATATTACTGAAAATCTCCTCCAATGA
- the fliM gene encoding flagellar motor switch protein FliM — MSGEVLSQNEIDALLSALSTGEMDADELKKEQLEKKVKVYDFKRALRFSKDQIRSLTRIHENFARLLTTFFSAQLRTYVQITVASADQIPYEEFIRSIPKMTILNVFEVPPLDGRILLEVNPNIAYALMDRMMGGRGSSINKIDNLTEIETKIMSNTFERAFENYMEAWNNIVEIEPQLMDFEVNPQFLQMVTPNETVVVISLNTTIGETSGMMNICIPHVVLEPIIPKLSVHYWMQSEKKERKPEEIGRLEMHIQRADVPIVGELGTSEISIQDFLMLDIGDVIELNKQIDEPLVLKVGDIPKFIGQPGKVNKKIAIQVLDNVKGGDDDDER, encoded by the coding sequence ATGTCGGGAGAAGTATTATCACAGAATGAAATAGATGCTTTATTGTCTGCATTGTCAACAGGTGAAATGGATGCAGATGAATTAAAGAAAGAACAATTAGAGAAAAAAGTTAAGGTCTATGATTTTAAAAGAGCTTTGCGCTTTTCTAAAGATCAAATTAGAAGCTTAACGCGAATCCATGAAAATTTTGCTCGGTTACTTACAACATTTTTCTCAGCCCAACTAAGAACATATGTACAAATTACTGTTGCATCAGCGGATCAAATTCCATATGAGGAGTTTATTCGGTCGATACCGAAAATGACGATTCTAAATGTGTTTGAGGTACCGCCATTGGATGGAAGAATTCTGTTAGAGGTCAATCCTAATATTGCTTATGCATTGATGGACAGGATGATGGGCGGCAGAGGATCGAGTATTAATAAAATAGATAATCTTACTGAGATTGAAACAAAAATAATGTCAAACACGTTTGAGCGTGCATTTGAAAATTATATGGAAGCATGGAATAATATTGTCGAAATTGAACCACAGCTAATGGATTTTGAAGTGAACCCGCAATTCTTACAAATGGTTACACCTAATGAGACTGTTGTTGTTATTTCATTAAATACAACCATTGGAGAAACAAGTGGAATGATGAATATTTGTATTCCTCATGTTGTTCTCGAGCCAATTATTCCTAAATTATCAGTTCATTATTGGATGCAGTCAGAAAAGAAGGAAAGAAAGCCAGAAGAAATCGGCCGACTAGAAATGCATATTCAGCGAGCTGATGTTCCGATAGTGGGTGAACTTGGAACATCGGAAATTAGTATTCAAGATTTTCTAATGTTAGATATCGGGGATGTTATCGAGTTAAATAAACAAATTGACGAACCTCTCGTTTTAAAAGTTGGCGATATCCCTAAATTTATTGGACAACCAGGGAAAGTGAACAAAAAAATTGCTATACAAGTATTAGATAATGTGAAAGGGGGAGACGACGATGATGAGCGATGA